Proteins encoded together in one Micromonospora kangleipakensis window:
- the purM gene encoding phosphoribosylformylglycinamidine cyclo-ligase, with the protein MTHVSERSGAGSSPTGAGGDRQPWTAGTSRSPRKRSVSYADAGVSIEAGDRAVELLKSKVKQTRRPEVMGDLGGFAGLFRLDTKKYKNPILASSTDGVGTKLVIAQQLDIHDTVGIDLVAMVVDDLVACGAEPLFLLDYIATGEVVPDKVAEIGAGIADGCRYAGCALLGGETAEHPGVLRPDEYDISATGVGVVEESEILSPERVEVGDVVIAMRSSGLHSNGYSLVRHVLLGAGRMRLDVVIDDFGRQRTLGEELLTPTKIYAQDCLKLIAEAEVRVLAHVTGGGIPGNLVRVLPEHVDAVVNRSTWKPQPIFDLIQSKGRIEDPEMEATFNMGVGMFAIVSAEDADRALATLTGRGVDAWQAGEIIEGSGNVQMIGQHTRG; encoded by the coding sequence GTGACGCACGTGTCCGAGCGCAGCGGCGCAGGAAGCAGCCCGACGGGCGCCGGCGGCGACCGCCAGCCCTGGACGGCCGGCACCAGCCGCTCGCCGCGCAAACGCTCGGTCTCGTACGCCGACGCCGGGGTGTCGATCGAGGCGGGTGACCGCGCGGTCGAGCTGCTGAAGTCCAAGGTCAAGCAGACCCGTCGCCCGGAGGTCATGGGCGACCTGGGCGGCTTCGCCGGCCTGTTCCGGCTGGACACGAAGAAGTACAAGAACCCGATCCTGGCCTCCTCCACCGACGGGGTCGGCACCAAGCTGGTCATCGCCCAGCAGCTCGACATCCACGACACGGTCGGCATCGACCTGGTCGCGATGGTCGTCGACGACCTGGTGGCCTGCGGCGCCGAGCCGCTCTTCCTGCTGGACTACATCGCCACCGGCGAGGTCGTGCCGGACAAGGTCGCCGAGATCGGCGCCGGCATCGCCGACGGCTGCCGGTACGCGGGCTGCGCGCTGCTCGGCGGGGAGACCGCCGAGCACCCCGGCGTGCTGCGCCCCGACGAGTACGACATCTCCGCCACCGGCGTCGGCGTGGTCGAGGAGAGCGAGATCCTCAGCCCGGAGCGGGTCGAGGTGGGCGACGTGGTGATCGCCATGCGCTCCTCGGGTCTGCACTCCAACGGCTACTCCCTCGTCCGGCACGTGCTGCTCGGCGCGGGCCGGATGCGGCTGGACGTGGTGATCGACGACTTCGGCCGGCAGCGGACCCTCGGCGAGGAGCTGCTCACCCCGACCAAGATCTACGCGCAGGACTGCCTCAAGCTGATCGCCGAGGCCGAGGTGCGGGTGCTCGCGCACGTCACCGGCGGCGGCATCCCGGGCAACCTGGTCCGCGTCCTGCCCGAGCACGTCGACGCGGTGGTGAACCGCTCCACCTGGAAGCCGCAGCCGATCTTCGACCTGATCCAGTCCAAGGGCCGGATCGAGGACCCGGAGATGGAGGCGACGTTCAACATGGGCGTCGGCATGTTCGCGATCGTCTCGGCCGAGGACGCCGACCGCGCGCTGGCCACCCTGACCGGCCGGGGCGTGGACGCCTGGCAGGCCGGCGAGATCATCGAGGGCTCGGGCAACGTGCAGATGATCGGGCAGCACACCCGGGGCTGA
- the amcB gene encoding cyclophane-forming radical SAM peptide maturase AmcB, with protein MRGIAAVPSYVVMQPTTLCNLDCVYCYLPMRAADRRMPVAVAEAVAASVNPWAAAGRFSVVWHGGEPLAAGREHLAALLAPFGPEVEHHVQTNATLIDDAWCAFFAEHGVRVSVSVDGPRERNAERVTRGGRPAYDRILAGVAALRRHGVAFSALAVVSRPGPGLATELYDYFLDLGCDVLGVNIEETEGVNTRTNARDAGAVTAFWAELVAAWRRDPRIHLREVEWSLRYAGAVLAGTADELLPRSLDPIPTVAHDGSVVVLSPELAGFTDPRYGDFSSGNVLATPLVEILAAAGRTPWVGEFLAGVEACRSSCPYFGFCGGGHAANRYFELGRFDGTETEHCRNSKIRLLEGVLEHARDHESPAA; from the coding sequence ATGCGTGGCATCGCCGCGGTCCCCTCGTACGTGGTGATGCAGCCGACGACTCTCTGCAACCTGGACTGCGTCTACTGCTACCTGCCGATGCGGGCGGCGGACCGGCGGATGCCGGTGGCGGTCGCCGAGGCGGTGGCGGCGTCGGTCAACCCGTGGGCGGCCGCGGGCCGCTTCTCGGTGGTCTGGCACGGCGGGGAGCCGTTGGCGGCCGGTAGGGAGCATCTGGCGGCGCTGCTGGCGCCGTTCGGGCCGGAGGTGGAGCACCACGTCCAGACCAACGCCACGCTGATCGACGACGCCTGGTGCGCGTTCTTCGCCGAGCACGGTGTCCGGGTGAGCGTCAGCGTGGACGGGCCGCGGGAGCGCAACGCCGAGCGGGTCACCCGGGGCGGCCGGCCGGCGTACGACCGGATCCTGGCCGGGGTGGCGGCGCTGCGCCGCCACGGCGTGGCCTTCTCGGCGCTCGCGGTGGTCTCCCGGCCCGGCCCCGGGCTCGCCACCGAGCTGTACGACTACTTCCTCGACCTCGGCTGCGACGTGCTCGGCGTCAACATCGAGGAGACCGAGGGGGTCAACACGCGGACGAACGCCCGGGACGCCGGCGCGGTCACGGCGTTCTGGGCTGAGCTGGTCGCGGCCTGGCGCCGGGATCCCCGGATCCACCTGCGGGAGGTGGAGTGGTCGCTCCGGTACGCCGGAGCGGTCCTGGCCGGCACGGCGGACGAGCTGCTGCCGCGGAGCCTGGACCCGATCCCCACCGTCGCCCACGACGGCTCGGTGGTGGTGCTCTCCCCGGAGCTGGCCGGCTTCACCGATCCCCGCTACGGCGACTTCAGCAGCGGCAACGTGCTGGCCACGCCGCTGGTCGAGATCCTGGCCGCCGCCGGCCGGACGCCCTGGGTGGGCGAGTTCCTCGCCGGGGTGGAGGCGTGCCGGTCGTCCTGCCCCTACTTCGGGTTCTGCGGGGGCGGTCACGCCGCCAACCGCTACTTCGAGCTGGGGCGTTTCGACGGTACGGAGACCGAGCACTGCCGCAACAGCAAGATCCGCCTACTGGAGGGAGTGTTGGAGCATGCCAGAGACCACGAGTCGCCGGCAGCCTGA
- the amcA gene encoding multiple cyclophane-containing RiPP AmcA, whose product MPETTSRRQPEGVGGADPDPVGDRVREAAAGLTALLHEAEAARRLRAEVAGGDGASAVCAWNHFENIPTFYNWNNRPR is encoded by the coding sequence ATGCCAGAGACCACGAGTCGCCGGCAGCCTGAGGGCGTCGGGGGAGCCGACCCGGATCCGGTCGGCGACCGGGTGCGGGAAGCCGCCGCTGGGCTGACCGCACTGCTCCACGAGGCCGAGGCCGCGCGTCGGCTGCGGGCGGAGGTGGCGGGCGGCGATGGTGCCAGCGCGGTCTGCGCGTGGAACCACTTCGAGAACATCCCGACGTTCTACAACTGGAACAACCGGCCCCGCTGA
- a CDS encoding DUF3073 domain-containing protein: MGRGRAKAKQTKVARELKYHSPNTDLTALQRELAGAGGKSEQHFDDDYKEYVDDDDEDHADEDPDTWVRPTR, encoded by the coding sequence ATGGGGCGCGGCCGTGCTAAGGCCAAGCAGACGAAGGTGGCCCGGGAGTTGAAGTACCACTCCCCGAACACCGACCTCACCGCCTTGCAGCGCGAACTGGCGGGTGCTGGTGGGAAGTCTGAGCAGCACTTCGACGACGACTACAAAGAGTATGTCGACGACGATGATGAGGATCACGCGGACGAGGACCCGGACACCTGGGTTCGTCCGACCCGCTGA
- a CDS encoding Glu/Leu/Phe/Val family dehydrogenase, which translates to MGVFASTDDPGSTGHEQVVFCQDKQSGLKAIIGIYSTALGPALGGTRFYPYASEDDALADVLDLSRGMAYKNALAGLDLGGGKAVIWGDPEQIKSEALLRAYGRFVESLAGRYYTACDVGTYVADMDVIARETSYVTGRSVEHGGAGDSSILTAWGVFQGMRAAAEHVWGTPSLAGKRVGVAGLGKVGKYLTGHLLDDGAEVVATDVNPKALEWVRATHPQVALVDDAAALVAADIDVYAPCALGGALNDDTVPALRAKVVAGAANNQLAHPGIEKVLADRGILYAPDYVVNAGGVIQVADEIEGFNFDRAKLRATRIYDTTREILRLADDEGVPPAVAADRLAERRMAEVGRLRTIHLR; encoded by the coding sequence ATGGGCGTATTCGCCAGCACCGACGACCCGGGATCGACCGGTCACGAACAGGTCGTCTTCTGCCAGGACAAGCAGTCCGGCCTGAAGGCGATCATCGGGATCTACTCCACCGCACTGGGCCCCGCGCTCGGCGGCACCCGGTTCTACCCGTACGCGAGCGAGGACGACGCCCTCGCGGACGTGCTCGACCTCTCCCGCGGCATGGCGTACAAGAACGCCCTGGCCGGGCTGGACCTCGGCGGCGGCAAGGCGGTCATCTGGGGTGACCCGGAGCAGATCAAGAGCGAGGCGCTGCTGCGCGCCTACGGCCGCTTCGTGGAGTCGCTGGCCGGGCGCTACTACACCGCCTGCGACGTCGGCACCTACGTCGCCGACATGGACGTGATCGCCCGGGAGACGAGCTACGTCACCGGCCGCAGCGTGGAGCACGGCGGCGCGGGCGACTCCTCGATCCTCACCGCCTGGGGCGTCTTCCAGGGCATGCGGGCCGCGGCCGAGCACGTCTGGGGCACCCCCTCGCTCGCCGGCAAGCGGGTCGGCGTGGCCGGCCTCGGCAAGGTCGGCAAGTACCTCACCGGGCACCTGCTGGACGACGGCGCCGAGGTGGTGGCGACCGACGTCAACCCGAAGGCGCTGGAGTGGGTGCGCGCCACCCACCCGCAGGTCGCGCTGGTCGACGACGCCGCCGCGCTCGTCGCCGCCGACATCGACGTGTACGCCCCGTGCGCGCTGGGCGGCGCCCTGAACGACGACACCGTGCCGGCGCTGCGGGCGAAGGTGGTCGCCGGTGCGGCGAACAACCAGCTCGCCCACCCCGGCATCGAGAAGGTCCTCGCCGACCGCGGCATCCTCTACGCCCCCGACTACGTGGTGAACGCCGGCGGCGTGATCCAGGTCGCCGACGAGATCGAGGGCTTCAACTTCGACCGGGCCAAGCTGCGGGCCACCCGGATCTACGACACCACCCGGGAGATCCTCCGACTGGCCGACGACGAGGGCGTCCCGCCGGCGGTCGCCGCGGACCGGCTCGCCGAGCGGCGGATGGCCGAGGTCGGCCGGCTGCGCACGATCCACCTGCGGTGA
- a CDS encoding BldC family transcriptional regulator, whose product MASRTHEPEPLLTPAEVASMFRVDPKTVTRWAKAGKLSAIRTLGGHRRYRESEVRALLQGQIPQQRQGD is encoded by the coding sequence ATGGCATCGCGAACGCACGAACCAGAGCCGCTACTCACGCCGGCCGAGGTGGCGTCGATGTTCCGTGTCGACCCGAAGACGGTGACCCGGTGGGCCAAGGCTGGCAAGCTCAGCGCCATCCGGACCCTGGGCGGCCACCGCCGTTACCGCGAGTCGGAGGTCAGGGCCCTGCTGCAGGGCCAGATCCCGCAGCAGCGTCAGGGGGACTGA
- a CDS encoding PPOX class F420-dependent oxidoreductase, translating into MTDLDRLAAEKYVLLTTFRKDGRAVSTPVWAVRDGDALAVWTASDSGKVKRIRHDGRVTVAPCDVRGNPRGEAVPGHATICDLAGTRRVRDLVKGKYRLLGRLGLLGSRLRRGERGSVGLRITLDE; encoded by the coding sequence GTGACCGACCTGGACCGCCTCGCGGCGGAGAAGTACGTCCTGCTGACCACCTTCCGCAAGGACGGCCGGGCGGTGTCGACCCCGGTGTGGGCGGTCCGGGACGGCGACGCGCTGGCGGTGTGGACGGCGTCGGACTCCGGCAAGGTGAAGCGGATCCGGCACGACGGCCGGGTGACGGTGGCCCCGTGCGACGTGCGCGGCAACCCGCGCGGCGAGGCGGTGCCGGGGCACGCGACGATCTGCGACCTCGCCGGCACCCGCCGGGTACGCGACCTGGTGAAGGGGAAGTACCGGCTGCTCGGCCGGCTCGGCCTGCTCGGCAGCCGGCTGCGTCGGGGCGAGCGGGGCTCGGTCGGGCTCCGGATCACCCTGGACGAGTGA
- a CDS encoding class I SAM-dependent methyltransferase: MTGEPTIGDVFGEMIRDAYAVATGIGPRPLAGGRLPRPVIEIIERDDGLVNGAPAAHYLDPPQAWPPHDHRAVDRVRGRTLDVGVGAGRIALHLQERGTPVTGLDTSAGALRVCRHRGVRDLVLGTVDEHVVDGRRYDTFLLLGNNLGLIEGRERAPGFLAALAALARPGARIIAHGTDPYGTRDPVHTGYHELNRRRGRLGGQLRLRLRYRELGTEWFDYLVCSVDELAELIHGSAWRLVDVDDADRPYYLATLELTGA; this comes from the coding sequence GTGACGGGGGAACCGACGATCGGCGACGTGTTCGGCGAGATGATCCGCGACGCGTACGCGGTGGCCACCGGGATCGGACCCCGGCCGCTGGCCGGCGGGCGGCTGCCCCGGCCGGTCATCGAGATCATCGAGCGGGACGACGGACTGGTCAACGGCGCACCCGCCGCCCACTACCTGGACCCGCCGCAGGCGTGGCCGCCGCACGACCACCGGGCGGTGGACCGGGTCCGCGGCCGGACGCTCGACGTCGGCGTCGGTGCCGGCCGGATCGCGCTGCACCTCCAGGAGCGCGGGACGCCGGTCACCGGGCTGGACACCTCGGCGGGGGCGCTGCGGGTGTGTCGGCACCGGGGCGTACGGGACCTGGTGCTCGGCACCGTGGACGAGCACGTCGTCGACGGCCGCCGGTATGACACCTTCCTGCTGCTCGGCAACAACCTCGGCCTGATCGAGGGGCGGGAGCGGGCACCCGGGTTCCTCGCCGCGCTCGCCGCGTTGGCCCGACCGGGCGCGCGGATCATCGCGCACGGCACCGACCCGTACGGCACCAGGGACCCGGTGCACACCGGCTACCACGAGCTCAACCGGCGGCGCGGTCGGCTCGGCGGGCAGCTACGGCTGCGGCTGCGCTACCGGGAGCTCGGCACCGAGTGGTTCGACTATCTGGTGTGCTCGGTCGACGAGCTGGCCGAGCTGATCCACGGTTCGGCGTGGCGACTGGTCGACGTGGACGACGCCGACCGCCCCTACTACCTGGCGACCCTCGAGCTGACCGGGGCGTGA
- a CDS encoding 3-hydroxyacyl-CoA dehydrogenase family protein has product MSGRFVVVGAGTMGLGIAYVAAGAGYAVELVEVDPGRAADASVRLAALWERAVQRGKLGAEEAAGHRERVVLRPALGEVAPGPDVIVEAVPERLDLKRAVLREAAARRPALLGSNTSSIPITELATGLDRPEAFLGLHFFNPVWAMALLEIVVGPATAPETTDAAVALAGRLGKDPVVVRDMPGFATSRLGVTLGLEAIRMVADGVASPADIDKAMVLGYRHPVGPLELTDLVGLDVRLDIARTLQAAYGDRFAPPPLLAEMVAAGKLGKKSGQGFYTWEGGVKK; this is encoded by the coding sequence ATGAGTGGTCGTTTTGTGGTCGTCGGGGCCGGCACCATGGGGCTCGGGATCGCCTACGTGGCGGCCGGCGCCGGCTACGCCGTCGAGCTGGTCGAGGTGGACCCCGGGCGGGCGGCGGACGCGTCGGTCCGGCTCGCCGCGCTCTGGGAGCGGGCGGTGCAGCGCGGCAAGCTCGGCGCGGAGGAGGCCGCCGGGCACCGGGAGCGGGTGGTCCTGCGCCCGGCGCTGGGCGAGGTGGCGCCCGGGCCCGACGTGATCGTGGAGGCCGTCCCCGAGCGGCTCGACCTGAAGCGGGCGGTGCTCCGCGAGGCCGCCGCGCGGCGCCCCGCCCTGCTGGGCAGCAACACATCCAGCATCCCGATCACCGAGCTGGCCACCGGCCTGGACCGGCCGGAGGCGTTCCTCGGGCTGCACTTCTTCAACCCGGTCTGGGCGATGGCGCTGCTGGAGATCGTGGTCGGCCCGGCCACCGCGCCGGAGACCACCGACGCGGCCGTCGCGCTCGCCGGCCGGCTGGGCAAGGACCCCGTCGTCGTACGCGACATGCCGGGCTTCGCCACCTCGCGGCTCGGGGTCACCCTCGGGCTGGAGGCGATCCGGATGGTCGCCGACGGGGTGGCCAGCCCCGCCGACATCGACAAGGCCATGGTGCTCGGCTACCGGCACCCCGTCGGCCCGCTGGAGCTGACCGACCTGGTCGGGCTGGACGTCCGGCTCGACATCGCCCGCACCCTCCAGGCCGCGTACGGGGACCGGTTCGCGCCGCCGCCGCTGCTCGCGGAGATGGTGGCCGCCGGCAAGCTGGGCAAGAAGTCCGGCCAGGGCTTCTACACCTGGGAAGGCGGCGTGAAGAAGTGA
- a CDS encoding enoyl-CoA hydratase/isomerase family protein: MTGLRIEELPDRLVVTLDRPEKRNAIDADLIGELHAVCAELEARPRLLLLTGGADGIFAGGADIGQLRERGRLDALAAINSAAFARIRALPMPTVAAVDGPALGGGAELAYACDLRVCTARAIFGQPEVRLGILAGAGATHRLPALIGEARAKELLFTGRRVDADEALRIGLVNRVVAEPVELLPTAHGLLDEMAKGSALALRLTKLAVDAPPAAHPQLDLVSQAVLFEDEEKRRRMTEFLERRRSR; the protein is encoded by the coding sequence GTGACCGGACTGAGGATCGAGGAGCTGCCCGACCGGCTCGTGGTGACCCTGGACCGGCCGGAGAAGCGCAACGCCATCGACGCCGACCTGATCGGCGAGCTGCACGCGGTCTGCGCCGAGCTGGAGGCCCGGCCGCGGCTGCTGCTGCTCACCGGCGGGGCCGACGGCATCTTCGCCGGCGGGGCGGACATCGGCCAGCTCCGCGAGCGGGGCCGCCTCGACGCCCTCGCCGCCATCAACTCGGCCGCCTTCGCCCGGATCCGGGCACTGCCCATGCCGACCGTGGCGGCCGTGGACGGTCCGGCGCTGGGCGGCGGCGCCGAGCTGGCGTACGCCTGCGACCTGCGGGTGTGCACGGCCCGGGCGATCTTCGGGCAGCCCGAGGTGCGGTTGGGCATCCTGGCCGGCGCGGGTGCGACGCACCGGCTGCCGGCGCTGATCGGCGAGGCCCGGGCCAAGGAGCTGCTCTTCACCGGCCGCCGGGTCGACGCCGACGAGGCGCTGCGGATCGGGCTGGTCAACCGGGTGGTGGCCGAGCCCGTCGAGCTGCTGCCCACCGCGCACGGGCTGCTCGACGAGATGGCCAAGGGTTCGGCGCTGGCGCTGCGGCTGACCAAGCTGGCCGTGGACGCCCCGCCCGCCGCCCATCCGCAGCTCGACCTGGTCAGCCAGGCGGTGCTCTTCGAGGACGAGGAGAAGCGCCGGCGGATGACCGAGTTCCTGGAGCGGCGCCGCTCCCGCTGA